One Methanosphaera sp. WGK6 DNA window includes the following coding sequences:
- the dtd gene encoding D-aminoacyl-tRNA deacylase gives MKLVVQRVDNASVEVDGKIVGEINKGYMVLVGIGCNDTTREADYLVSKLLKLRIFEDNDERMNKTISDVDGQLLLVPQFTLYGDVSHNNRPSFSKAMKPSDAKELFEYYCRKCSEKIHVETGVFGAMMNVSLTNNGPVTIIIEKEYKD, from the coding sequence ATGAAACTTGTAGTTCAAAGAGTAGATAATGCTAGTGTAGAAGTAGATGGAAAAATTGTAGGTGAAATTAATAAAGGATACATGGTACTTGTAGGTATTGGATGTAATGATACTACTCGTGAAGCAGATTATCTTGTTAGTAAACTTCTTAAACTAAGAATTTTTGAAGATAATGATGAACGTATGAATAAAACTATTTCAGATGTTGATGGTCAACTACTGCTTGTTCCACAATTTACATTATATGGTGATGTTAGCCATAATAATAGGCCTTCATTTTCCAAGGCTATGAAACCATCAGATGCTAAAGAATTATTTGAGTATTATTGTAGAAAATGTTCTGAAAAAATTCATGTTGAAACTGGTGTTTTTGGTGCTATGATGAATGTTAGTTTAACAAATAATGGTCCTGTAACAATTATTATCGAAAAAGAATATAAAGATTAA